The proteins below come from a single Thalassomonas actiniarum genomic window:
- a CDS encoding toll/interleukin-1 receptor domain-containing protein, which produces MSNIFISHSSKDKPFVKKLASALLSEGFPVWLDSWKLEVGDSLIDKVYDGIEASSLVLLVVSKSAVESGWVNREINAALVKEETIGRKFLIPLRVDSCEFPLKIADRLYEDFSSSFSAPFSRLVELLDKYGGRDIQPSKERELLALSFSREVHLNTSSLTKAIDCIASRQDSLSLSSEQIVINNDEVYERQLSRLHQRIDNIETDPHFSPDLESWLNYALDCVKSGEKNIRKGVALMVNNGCSSEAIYWFTKILRGQIVYKLWSAQSPNDPKNSEYGRMWQSASLGSNVSAAEFFEVSSVESVVVWQTSSRDFSFSLWVGEDEIKRIRNDEGVYEGPDILIEVCSYRNLDKYVYPQIVIRHLVNGITPVPWKLDASDVLAGIS; this is translated from the coding sequence ATGTCAAATATATTTATATCTCATTCATCAAAAGACAAACCCTTTGTCAAGAAACTTGCTAGCGCGCTCCTGTCTGAGGGCTTTCCTGTATGGCTGGACTCCTGGAAACTAGAAGTGGGTGATTCGCTCATCGACAAGGTTTATGACGGGATTGAGGCCAGCAGCCTGGTGCTACTTGTCGTATCTAAGTCCGCGGTAGAATCAGGCTGGGTAAACCGGGAAATCAATGCGGCTCTTGTCAAAGAAGAAACAATAGGGCGCAAATTCTTGATCCCATTAAGAGTAGACAGTTGTGAGTTTCCTTTGAAAATTGCTGATCGCCTATATGAAGATTTCTCATCCTCATTCTCTGCCCCTTTTTCTCGGCTTGTCGAACTCTTGGACAAATATGGCGGCAGAGATATACAGCCGTCAAAAGAACGTGAATTACTCGCTCTTAGTTTTTCACGAGAGGTACATCTGAATACATCATCCTTGACTAAAGCAATAGATTGCATTGCTTCTCGTCAGGACTCATTATCGCTAAGCAGCGAGCAAATTGTGATAAACAATGACGAGGTGTACGAACGGCAACTCAGTCGATTACATCAGCGCATTGATAATATTGAGACAGACCCGCACTTTAGCCCAGATCTGGAAAGCTGGCTTAACTATGCACTTGATTGTGTAAAAAGTGGAGAGAAAAATATCCGCAAAGGAGTGGCGTTAATGGTAAATAACGGCTGCTCCTCTGAGGCCATCTACTGGTTTACCAAGATATTACGAGGGCAAATCGTGTACAAATTATGGTCCGCTCAATCCCCGAACGACCCCAAAAATTCTGAATATGGCAGAATGTGGCAGTCGGCATCACTTGGCAGTAATGTCTCTGCTGCTGAATTCTTTGAGGTTTCATCTGTCGAATCAGTGGTTGTGTGGCAGACCTCGTCCCGTGATTTTTCCTTTAGCCTGTGGGTAGGCGAAGATGAAATTAAAAGGATCAGAAACGATGAGGGTGTATATGAGGGGCCTGATATCCTGATTGAGGTCTGTAGTTACAGAAACCTCGATAAATATGTTTATCCTCAAATAGTTATAAGGCATCTTGTTAATGGCATAACCCCTGTTCCCTGGAAGCTTGATGCTTCCGATGTACTGGCAGGAATCAGCTAA
- a CDS encoding SymE family type I addiction module toxin, with product MAEHHHTSEPGSAKVKYPIYRKLTVLETSCESAGKTRGIGINYVPVNLEPCIVLRGKWLRRAGFSAGQKVNVVIDQEEIVIKPKYVAPE from the coding sequence ATGGCTGAACATCATCATACGTCAGAGCCAGGCTCGGCAAAAGTAAAATATCCTATTTATCGAAAACTTACCGTATTGGAAACCAGCTGCGAGTCAGCAGGGAAAACCCGCGGCATCGGCATTAATTATGTCCCCGTTAATCTTGAGCCTTGTATTGTACTCAGGGGCAAGTGGTTGCGGCGGGCCGGTTTTTCTGCTGGTCAGAAAGTTAATGTAGTGATAGATCAGGAGGAAATTGTCATCAAACCTAAGTATGTCGCACCTGAATAG
- a CDS encoding LytTR family DNA-binding domain-containing protein — protein MEVVAVAHLSCIKGAGNYSELYLKDGSSKLYGKSLTKLSTSFLPNFVRVRKSYILDMALAIKIKTLPGAIYQLVFSSNDIIPVSREKTKALHQ, from the coding sequence ATAGAGGTTGTTGCTGTTGCACACCTTAGCTGCATCAAGGGGGCAGGTAATTATTCTGAGCTTTATTTAAAAGACGGTAGCAGCAAATTATACGGTAAGTCGTTAACTAAACTCAGTACCTCATTTTTGCCCAATTTTGTCCGGGTGCGTAAGTCATACATATTGGATATGGCATTGGCAATAAAAATAAAGACCTTGCCGGGAGCGATTTATCAACTGGTGTTTTCTTCCAATGATATTATTCCGGTTAGCCGGGAAAAGACTAAAGCATTGCATCAGTAA
- a CDS encoding nicotinamide mononucleotide transporter: MENIFAHYGIDWFAIALSLYAVYLLGNKQKSGFVIFAISNIFWIVLGLFFMSSYGMAIGNFAFFLINVRGFINWNKAALKEESAALKT, from the coding sequence GTGGAAAATATATTTGCGCATTACGGGATTGATTGGTTTGCAATTGCTTTAAGCTTGTATGCCGTATATTTACTTGGAAATAAGCAAAAGTCGGGTTTTGTTATATTCGCTATTTCAAACATATTTTGGATTGTGTTGGGTTTGTTTTTTATGTCTAGCTACGGTATGGCTATCGGCAATTTTGCTTTTTTCCTCATTAATGTCAGGGGATTTATTAATTGGAATAAGGCGGCTTTAAAAGAAGAGTCTGCTGCATTAAAGACATAA
- the purU gene encoding formyltetrahydrofolate deformylase: MSDTTPAPQTHILTADSPSQPGTVDVVTRFLYQQGFYINEIHSFDDTDKERFFIRVEFRPDKEQVFDRDAFCSEFDKRASEFDMQWQLSSSPFKSKVVIMVSKHDHCLNDLLYRYRTGDLAIEIPAIISNHPDLEELAKWHGIPYYHLPISKETKPQQEAKVWKIIQDCEADLVVLARYMQVLSSDMCEKLSGKAINIHHSLLPGFKGARPYYQAYDRGIKLVGATAHYVSDDLDEGPIISQGVETVDHCYYPQDLAAKGRDIECLTLARAVRCHIEHRIFLHGQKTVVFSK, from the coding sequence ATGTCCGATACAACACCGGCACCACAAACCCACATTTTAACGGCAGACAGCCCTAGTCAGCCCGGTACGGTGGACGTGGTTACCCGATTTTTATATCAGCAGGGATTTTATATCAATGAAATTCACTCGTTCGACGATACCGATAAAGAGCGTTTCTTTATCCGTGTGGAATTCAGGCCCGATAAAGAACAAGTATTTGATCGCGATGCGTTCTGCAGCGAATTTGATAAACGGGCCAGTGAATTTGACATGCAATGGCAACTTTCCTCCAGCCCGTTTAAATCAAAAGTCGTCATTATGGTCTCGAAACACGACCATTGCCTTAACGATTTATTATACCGGTATCGCACGGGTGATTTGGCGATAGAGATTCCAGCGATCATCTCTAATCATCCTGATTTAGAGGAACTGGCTAAATGGCATGGCATTCCTTATTACCACCTGCCAATCAGCAAAGAAACCAAACCGCAACAGGAAGCAAAAGTATGGAAAATCATCCAGGACTGTGAAGCCGACCTGGTGGTATTAGCACGTTATATGCAGGTTTTATCGAGTGACATGTGCGAAAAACTTTCAGGTAAGGCGATTAATATCCATCACTCACTGCTGCCGGGCTTTAAGGGCGCAAGGCCTTATTATCAAGCTTATGATCGCGGCATTAAACTTGTTGGCGCCACGGCGCATTATGTCAGCGACGATCTTGACGAAGGGCCGATCATTAGCCAAGGCGTGGAAACCGTTGACCACTGCTATTACCCGCAAGACCTGGCCGCAAAAGGGCGTGATATCGAATGTTTAACCTTGGCGAGAGCGGTTCGTTGTCATATCGAACATCGCATCTTCCTTCACGGTCAAAAAACCGTGGTATTTAGTAAGTGA
- a CDS encoding tetratricopeptide repeat protein has product MKNLLIAVIAVTVITGCLSTPSAKKSVLMPAKINGMQGVKSIAVIQVDGTDKPWYSDLKKDALPKFEAFLANVDVDGERYFNVIDQSHIKRVKEEQQISSQATSDEETAIKLGRSVSADTVFMAHYQVSDIETSTYQAKAQGECLKEHEATEKVTKFLGEGSGCYEYDEITVDCEKKTVNVEFTPKATKVESGEIVYAKTYKASATFKECPNEENKTLKSNSSLVSDSLDIIFAQMRRDIAPYSLLLNLKLIDGDNTAMPETVKGVFDRGLFFAENDMLDRACAKFEQAASDYSQSPALMYNLGVCLDIKGESDSAKGFYEQALDLSAGLSSSDTGLVLNAIKRLEGKTDLDNHNKRDPDWPLKSMQDSITNLFQ; this is encoded by the coding sequence ATGAAAAATTTATTAATTGCAGTAATCGCTGTTACTGTTATCACGGGTTGTCTATCAACCCCCAGTGCTAAAAAATCAGTGCTGATGCCAGCCAAAATTAATGGTATGCAAGGAGTAAAAAGTATCGCGGTGATCCAGGTTGATGGCACAGATAAGCCCTGGTATAGCGACCTTAAGAAGGATGCCTTGCCAAAATTTGAGGCTTTTCTTGCCAATGTTGATGTTGACGGAGAGCGCTATTTTAATGTGATTGACCAATCCCACATTAAGCGTGTGAAGGAAGAGCAGCAGATCTCATCTCAGGCAACTTCTGATGAAGAAACCGCGATAAAATTGGGACGCTCAGTGAGCGCCGATACCGTTTTCATGGCTCATTACCAAGTTTCGGATATAGAAACATCCACTTATCAGGCCAAGGCTCAAGGAGAATGCCTTAAAGAGCACGAAGCCACGGAAAAAGTGACCAAGTTCCTGGGAGAAGGAAGCGGCTGTTATGAATACGATGAAATAACTGTTGATTGTGAAAAGAAAACTGTAAATGTTGAATTCACCCCCAAAGCAACCAAGGTAGAGAGCGGCGAGATAGTTTATGCAAAAACCTATAAAGCAAGCGCTACCTTTAAAGAATGTCCAAATGAGGAAAATAAAACGCTCAAATCAAATAGTTCACTGGTCAGCGATTCACTCGATATCATATTTGCACAAATGAGAAGGGATATTGCCCCTTACTCACTTTTGCTGAATTTAAAGCTGATTGATGGTGATAACACTGCAATGCCTGAGACAGTAAAAGGCGTTTTTGACCGGGGATTATTTTTTGCTGAAAATGACATGCTTGACCGGGCTTGTGCCAAATTCGAACAAGCGGCATCTGATTATAGCCAATCTCCGGCGCTGATGTATAACTTAGGCGTCTGCCTGGATATCAAAGGAGAGTCTGATTCCGCCAAGGGGTTTTATGAGCAGGCATTAGATTTGTCTGCCGGCTTATCATCAAGTGATACCGGCTTAGTGCTTAATGCAATAAAAAGGCTGGAAGGTAAAACAGATTTAGACAACCACAACAAGCGTGACCCTGATTGGCCCCTTAAGTCAATGCAAGACAGCATTACCAATCTTTTTCAGTAA
- a CDS encoding LPP20 family lipoprotein: MKPIFLVMLLATVFSASSHSSEKIEVNQPASTKSHIPQWVFNPVIKDGIAASNCVKFSGNISIDQKKATANARTFLAQQVQTWAEALDKTYDSRSDSNDSTTSNATFTSISRQLTSETLNGIRAVKFDIATINNVDYYCTLVALSPDAVEVLFKHIVDKSRLKSDPTEQSFPYQEFKAHTTKEEREAEIKHSIN; encoded by the coding sequence ATGAAACCAATATTTCTTGTCATGCTTTTAGCAACGGTGTTCAGTGCCAGTAGCCATTCAAGTGAAAAAATAGAAGTAAATCAACCTGCCAGCACCAAAAGTCATATTCCTCAATGGGTTTTCAACCCTGTGATTAAGGACGGGATTGCGGCATCGAATTGTGTAAAGTTTTCAGGAAACATTTCCATTGACCAAAAAAAAGCCACTGCCAATGCCCGTACCTTTCTGGCTCAGCAAGTTCAAACCTGGGCTGAGGCGTTGGACAAAACCTATGACAGCAGAAGCGATTCAAACGACAGTACGACTTCAAATGCAACCTTTACTTCAATTTCCAGGCAACTCACCAGCGAAACCTTAAATGGTATCCGGGCCGTTAAATTTGACATTGCCACCATTAATAATGTCGATTATTACTGCACCCTGGTTGCATTAAGCCCGGATGCCGTTGAGGTGCTTTTCAAGCATATCGTTGATAAATCTCGCTTAAAAAGCGATCCGACAGAACAAAGTTTTCCCTATCAAGAGTTTAAGGCCCACACAACTAAGGAGGAGCGAGAAGCTGAAATAAAACATTCAATAAACTAA
- a CDS encoding AraC family transcriptional regulator, whose amino-acid sequence MDHLSQIIDHFKLTAGVFYTGKLCGLSHFNENEALEGHIHLLRSGVLAVNGLDKSPLVLDQPSIIFLPRPTKHSLKAREIDNAELICANITYDSSSTSLLADALPDMLILPLESSPFLQTNIDWIISEAGDEQQGRQAVMNRLMEIFIINMLRSLLVKGELARGMLAGLMHPQLKQVLQQLHNAPQENWSLNKMAELALMSRSKFAEIFKTVIGQTPNDYLVSWRVATAQSLLKQGKSVSLVANNVGYDTASALARVFRKTCGMSPKQWLDSLSL is encoded by the coding sequence ATGGATCACCTTTCACAAATCATTGACCACTTCAAATTAACCGCCGGCGTTTTCTATACAGGCAAGCTTTGCGGTTTATCGCACTTCAATGAAAATGAAGCCCTGGAAGGGCATATCCACTTATTGCGCAGCGGCGTACTGGCTGTAAACGGCCTGGACAAGTCGCCACTTGTGCTTGACCAGCCTTCCATCATTTTTTTGCCGCGGCCGACAAAACACAGCCTTAAAGCACGCGAAATAGATAATGCCGAACTGATTTGTGCCAACATCACTTACGACAGCAGCAGTACCAGTTTGCTGGCCGATGCCCTGCCCGACATGTTGATCTTGCCGTTAGAGTCATCGCCATTTTTACAAACCAATATTGACTGGATAATCAGCGAAGCAGGCGATGAACAACAGGGACGTCAGGCGGTCATGAACCGTCTGATGGAGATTTTCATTATCAATATGCTGCGGTCGTTATTGGTCAAGGGAGAGCTTGCCCGTGGAATGTTAGCAGGTTTGATGCACCCGCAGCTGAAACAGGTCTTGCAGCAGCTGCATAATGCCCCGCAGGAGAACTGGTCATTAAATAAAATGGCCGAACTGGCCCTGATGTCGCGCTCAAAATTTGCCGAAATATTTAAAACAGTGATCGGCCAGACTCCCAACGACTACCTGGTGAGCTGGCGTGTCGCTACCGCACAATCGTTATTAAAACAGGGCAAAAGCGTCAGCCTGGTTGCCAACAACGTCGGCTACGATACCGCATCGGCATTAGCCCGGGTGTTCAGGAAAACCTGCGGCATGTCGCCAAAACAATGGCTGGATAGTTTGTCACTTTAA
- a CDS encoding YHS domain-containing (seleno)protein, with protein sequence MFTTRLKSALAVSLFAVSSLSFAADIDMNADANDLAIKGYDPVSYYTMSAPKMGSADYTATYKGGIYRFSNEENRDMFNKNPAKYAPQYGGYCAFGVAMEKKFDTDPLAWKIVDGKLYLNLNKDVQKKWLTDVPGYLAQSDDNWQDIRKVPAAEL encoded by the coding sequence ATGTTTACCACACGTTTAAAGTCTGCTTTAGCTGTTTCTCTGTTTGCCGTTAGCAGCCTGTCATTTGCCGCAGATATCGACATGAACGCAGATGCCAATGATTTGGCCATTAAAGGTTACGATCCGGTGAGTTATTACACGATGTCGGCGCCGAAAATGGGCAGTGCCGATTATACCGCAACCTACAAAGGCGGCATATACCGCTTCAGCAATGAAGAAAATCGCGACATGTTTAATAAGAATCCGGCCAAATACGCACCTCAATACGGCGGTTATTGTGCCTTTGGTGTCGCGATGGAAAAGAAATTTGATACCGACCCGCTAGCCTGGAAAATCGTTGATGGAAAGCTTTACCTCAACCTCAATAAAGACGTGCAAAAGAAATGGCTGACCGATGTGCCCGGTTATCTTGCCCAGTCAGACGATAACTGGCAGGACATCAGAAAAGTGCCGGCGGCCGAACTTTAA
- a CDS encoding DUF2282 domain-containing protein, protein MSHKLAISTALAATLTLGVLADAEAAERRAKKEKCYGITPAGQNDCSNLAGTHSCAGQSTVDNDPGEWHLVTKGLCKSQGGYTRKEAREIIKQLKKAK, encoded by the coding sequence ATGAGTCATAAATTAGCCATATCAACCGCACTTGCCGCCACTTTAACCTTAGGTGTCTTAGCCGATGCCGAAGCAGCGGAAAGACGGGCGAAAAAAGAGAAGTGTTACGGTATCACCCCGGCTGGACAAAACGATTGCAGTAATCTGGCGGGAACCCACTCTTGTGCCGGGCAATCAACCGTTGATAACGATCCGGGGGAGTGGCACTTAGTTACCAAAGGTTTGTGTAAAAGCCAGGGCGGATATACCCGCAAAGAAGCCCGTGAAATTATAAAGCAGCTGAAAAAAGCAAAATAG
- a CDS encoding DUF692 domain-containing protein yields the protein MFPTQLKTPTDLPKIGVGLRHVHYQDALDTPANIDFIELHAENFFAAGGVSRALLADIKQHYDISLHATSLGLGSALPTPQAQIQQLADLIRLCQPIMVSDHACFSWAEINGQAVHGGDLLPVPFNDETLAVMAANISRVQAILKRPILLENLSAYLVLPGSTYSESEFLVALCRLTGCKLLIDINNLVVNAQNHALLQPDGGKLDVIEHTKQWLTTIPRDCVGELHLAGCTPVEEGELMIDDHSQAVSTEVWTLYRFALERFGAVATLIEWDNDLPSWQTLLGEAAKAKAIALEVFTDALSAYTQVPKQLANKHHQVMAEV from the coding sequence ATGTTTCCTACACAGTTGAAGACACCGACAGACTTGCCGAAAATCGGTGTTGGTTTAAGGCATGTGCATTATCAAGATGCTTTAGACACTCCAGCTAATATCGACTTTATTGAACTGCATGCAGAAAACTTTTTTGCAGCAGGCGGCGTAAGTCGGGCGTTGCTGGCTGATATTAAGCAACACTATGATATCAGTTTGCATGCCACTTCACTTGGCTTGGGGTCGGCTTTGCCTACGCCGCAGGCACAAATTCAGCAACTGGCCGATTTGATCAGGCTGTGCCAGCCGATAATGGTGTCCGATCATGCCTGTTTTAGCTGGGCGGAGATAAACGGCCAGGCTGTTCACGGCGGCGATCTGCTGCCGGTGCCTTTTAATGATGAAACATTGGCAGTGATGGCGGCCAATATCAGCAGGGTACAGGCGATATTAAAGCGGCCCATCTTGCTGGAAAACCTGTCGGCCTACCTGGTATTGCCCGGTTCTACCTACAGTGAAAGTGAGTTTTTAGTGGCACTTTGCCGCTTAACCGGCTGCAAGTTATTAATCGATATTAATAACTTAGTGGTTAATGCTCAAAATCATGCCTTGTTGCAGCCAGATGGCGGCAAACTTGATGTTATCGAGCATACCAAGCAATGGTTAACCACTATCCCCCGGGATTGTGTCGGTGAATTGCACCTTGCCGGCTGTACTCCGGTGGAGGAAGGAGAGCTGATGATAGATGATCATAGCCAGGCGGTCTCTACAGAGGTCTGGACTTTATACCGGTTTGCACTGGAAAGGTTTGGCGCTGTCGCCACCCTGATCGAATGGGACAATGATTTACCTTCCTGGCAAACCCTGCTCGGTGAAGCGGCTAAAGCAAAAGCTATCGCCCTGGAGGTTTTTACAGACGCACTTAGCGCTTATACACAGGTTCCAAAACAGTTGGCGAATAAACATCACCAAGTCATGGCGGAGGTGTAA
- a CDS encoding putative DNA-binding domain-containing protein produces MALEHQQSSLLEAIFSQVRPGAPITAQGLAIYQRSLLNNACFALKITFATVHSFVGEAVFQDLVKNYLQTGLKSEYDWGEFGLDFPHFIAGQAINHAALLASLAELDYACHQCERSENVSRDLDSLNLLSGQDPYRLSLSLSAGTRVVTSDFPLDAIINEMTQLSKENTRLTFEEIDDYLGFCSQKYREKTQDSKRENTGDKVFYYLVWRPHFQAQYASITAAEYQWLQLWLSAKHDRGLSLGQALDQVSEDFAIVDWLPKAIEQQQLNGVYLTPMA; encoded by the coding sequence ATGGCGCTTGAACATCAGCAATCAAGTTTACTTGAAGCAATATTTTCACAAGTCCGTCCCGGTGCGCCAATCACTGCACAGGGGTTAGCGATTTATCAACGAAGTTTGCTTAACAACGCCTGTTTTGCATTAAAAATTACCTTTGCCACGGTACATTCTTTTGTCGGTGAAGCGGTGTTTCAAGACTTGGTAAAAAATTACCTGCAAACCGGGTTGAAAAGCGAATATGACTGGGGAGAATTTGGTTTGGATTTTCCGCACTTTATTGCCGGGCAAGCCATTAACCATGCTGCATTGCTCGCCTCGCTTGCCGAGCTTGATTATGCCTGCCATCAATGCGAGCGCAGTGAAAATGTCAGCCGGGATCTGGACTCGCTTAACTTATTGTCCGGGCAAGACCCGTACCGGCTTTCCCTGAGCTTAAGCGCCGGAACCCGGGTAGTAACGTCTGATTTTCCCTTAGATGCGATCATCAATGAAATGACGCAGTTAAGTAAAGAAAATACCAGGTTAACATTTGAGGAGATAGACGATTACTTAGGTTTTTGCTCACAAAAATACCGGGAAAAGACTCAAGACAGCAAAAGGGAAAATACCGGCGATAAGGTCTTTTATTACCTTGTCTGGCGCCCGCATTTTCAGGCGCAATATGCCTCAATTACCGCTGCTGAATATCAGTGGTTACAGCTGTGGCTGTCGGCTAAGCATGACCGGGGTTTATCCCTCGGCCAGGCATTAGATCAGGTCAGTGAAGACTTCGCCATTGTCGACTGGCTGCCAAAAGCCATCGAACAACAGCAACTTAACGGTGTTTATTTAACGCCGATGGCTTAA
- a CDS encoding DoxX family protein — protein sequence MTLLEARLLHNRILDFSHYLLSPANVLVRIYIAGIFFKSGLTKLRDWESTLMLFEYEYEVPLLSPAVAAWSGTLGELILPILLALGLFTRLSALGLFVVNYVAVLSLVDISPAALNQHVLWGSLLVMLVLLGGERFSLDRKLKIS from the coding sequence ATGACACTGCTAGAAGCCAGGTTATTACACAACCGGATTTTAGATTTCAGCCATTATTTGCTTTCACCGGCGAATGTCTTGGTCCGGATTTATATTGCCGGTATTTTCTTTAAATCTGGACTGACCAAGCTGCGTGACTGGGAGTCGACCCTGATGCTGTTTGAATACGAGTATGAAGTCCCGTTATTATCCCCGGCGGTTGCTGCCTGGTCCGGTACCTTAGGCGAGTTGATATTGCCGATATTATTGGCTTTAGGTTTGTTCACCCGGTTGTCGGCGCTGGGATTGTTTGTGGTGAATTATGTCGCGGTATTGAGTTTGGTGGATATCAGCCCGGCGGCGTTAAACCAGCATGTGCTATGGGGCAGTTTATTGGTGATGCTTGTGCTGCTTGGCGGAGAACGTTTTAGCCTGGACCGCAAATTGAAAATATCGTAG
- a CDS encoding winged helix-turn-helix transcriptional regulator: MEKCVVETDSNGRKKVLNACTEPCAIEKGMRLIGGKWKGSIIYKLKDEPVRFNDLTRMLGGASKKMVDQRLKELESEGMVLRTVINDRPVAVTYELTEFGRSALSLLEDLRVWSESHQI, translated from the coding sequence ATGGAAAAATGTGTTGTAGAAACAGATAGTAACGGCAGAAAAAAAGTTTTAAACGCCTGTACTGAGCCTTGTGCGATCGAAAAGGGCATGCGTTTAATTGGCGGAAAATGGAAAGGCTCGATTATTTATAAATTAAAAGATGAACCCGTGCGTTTTAATGATTTAACCCGCATGCTCGGTGGCGCCAGTAAAAAAATGGTCGATCAACGGTTAAAAGAATTAGAAAGCGAAGGCATGGTACTGCGAACTGTCATTAATGACAGGCCGGTTGCGGTAACCTATGAGCTCACCGAATTTGGCAGAAGCGCCCTGAGTCTTTTAGAAGATTTAAGGGTATGGTCTGAATCTCACCAGATTTAA
- a CDS encoding XdhC family protein, whose product MSNQLSHLLTQWHAKKDQGEWVLGTIYDHQGPCYRKAGAMMLFNSFGQQFGMLSGGCLESDIAKNARKVMQSGQSLLLCYDGSDEDDLSFQLGIGCGGTLYIMLQLINADNHYLELTRVFDALKARQTGIYHQKIPDNGEPDQASFELAAFADKNSQAKLVSRKQKNEISQWLATPVVAEPHILVAGGGFDARPVVEIAYQLGWRVSLWDPRPANARKEYFLKARNIISGGEQALSSFVQANQLDAAVVMTHNINLDAKAMTALLPSSISYLALLGPTHRKLQVLEQAKLAPEQLPFPLAGPAGLDIGAELPESIALAILSECHASLKQKTAKSISGVLAPAPVGNHLRRLA is encoded by the coding sequence ATGAGTAATCAGTTATCTCATCTTTTAACACAGTGGCATGCAAAAAAAGATCAGGGTGAATGGGTATTAGGCACCATTTATGATCATCAAGGCCCTTGTTACCGAAAAGCTGGTGCTATGATGTTATTCAACAGTTTCGGTCAGCAATTTGGCATGTTAAGCGGCGGCTGTTTAGAGTCGGATATTGCTAAAAATGCCCGTAAAGTGATGCAATCCGGGCAAAGTTTGTTGCTTTGTTATGATGGCAGCGACGAAGATGATTTGTCTTTTCAACTCGGCATCGGTTGTGGCGGTACCCTGTATATTATGCTGCAGCTGATAAATGCCGATAATCATTATCTTGAACTTACCCGTGTATTTGATGCGTTAAAGGCCAGACAAACCGGGATTTATCATCAAAAAATTCCTGATAACGGTGAGCCTGATCAAGCCAGCTTTGAATTAGCCGCATTTGCGGATAAAAACTCTCAGGCAAAGCTTGTTTCTCGCAAGCAGAAAAATGAAATAAGCCAATGGTTAGCAACCCCTGTGGTTGCCGAGCCGCATATCCTGGTGGCGGGCGGCGGTTTTGATGCCCGCCCGGTGGTTGAAATTGCCTATCAGTTAGGCTGGCGCGTGAGCCTCTGGGATCCCAGGCCTGCGAATGCAAGAAAAGAATACTTTTTAAAAGCCAGGAATATTATTTCCGGCGGTGAGCAGGCGCTTAGCTCCTTTGTTCAAGCCAATCAGCTAGATGCGGCTGTGGTCATGACACACAATATTAACCTGGACGCTAAAGCCATGACGGCATTGCTGCCTTCTTCCATCAGCTATCTGGCGTTATTGGGGCCGACGCACCGCAAACTCCAGGTGCTGGAGCAAGCCAAGCTGGCACCTGAACAGTTACCTTTCCCCCTGGCTGGCCCTGCCGGTTTAGATATAGGTGCGGAGCTGCCTGAAAGTATTGCGTTAGCCATTTTGAGTGAATGCCATGCCAGTTTAAAACAGAAAACAGCGAAATCTATCAGTGGAGTTTTAGCGCCAGCGCCGGTGGGTAATCACCTCAGGCGCTTGGCCTAA